One genomic region from Haloterrigena gelatinilytica encodes:
- a CDS encoding DNA polymerase sliding clamp, producing MFKAIVSAETLTSALDSISVLVDECKIHLEEDGLEIRAVDPANVGMVDLSLDASAFESYEADGGLIGVDLSRLEDIASMAESGQLVQLELDEETRKLQIQIEGLEYTLALIDPDSIRQEPDIPDLDLPAEVVLEGKDVNRSVKAADMVSDHIALGVDEGEEYFYVDAEGDTDDVHLELTEADLIDLQVGPAHSLFSLDYLKDMNKAIPSDTEVTLHLGEEFPVKIYFGFAEGQGQVTYMLAPRIQSD from the coding sequence ATGTTCAAGGCCATCGTGAGCGCGGAAACGCTCACCAGCGCGCTCGATTCGATCAGCGTGCTGGTCGACGAGTGCAAGATCCACCTCGAGGAGGACGGCCTCGAAATCCGGGCCGTCGATCCCGCTAACGTCGGCATGGTCGACCTCTCGCTCGATGCCTCGGCGTTCGAATCCTACGAGGCCGACGGCGGGCTGATCGGCGTCGACCTCTCGCGGCTCGAGGACATCGCGAGCATGGCCGAATCCGGCCAGCTCGTCCAGCTCGAACTCGACGAAGAGACGCGGAAGCTACAGATCCAGATCGAAGGGCTCGAGTACACCCTGGCGCTGATCGACCCCGACTCGATCCGCCAGGAGCCGGACATTCCGGACCTCGATCTGCCCGCGGAGGTCGTCCTCGAGGGGAAAGACGTCAACCGATCGGTCAAGGCCGCGGACATGGTCTCCGACCACATCGCACTCGGCGTCGACGAGGGCGAGGAGTACTTCTACGTCGACGCGGAGGGCGACACCGACGACGTCCACCTCGAACTCACCGAAGCGGATCTGATCGACCTGCAGGTCGGCCCGGCCCACTCGCTGTTCTCGCTGGACTACCTGAAGGACATGAACAAGGCCATCCCCTCGGATACCGAGGTCACGCTCCACCTCGGCGAGGAGTTCCCGGTCAAGATCTACTTCGGCTTCGCGGAGGGGCAGGGGCAGGTCACCTACATGCTCGCACCGCGCATCCAGAGCGACTGA
- a CDS encoding HalOD1 output domain-containing protein produces MPSTDGPTDTSDADEPTYTTTFDPDVGERASEAVITAVAALTGNRPVDLEPLYEAIDPDALDSLVDHARRADAGAHELWFPYAGYEIGVRSDGRIQFYDGAAPTA; encoded by the coding sequence ATGCCCTCCACAGACGGTCCGACGGACACCAGCGACGCGGACGAGCCGACGTACACGACGACGTTCGATCCGGACGTCGGCGAGCGAGCCAGCGAGGCCGTCATCACGGCGGTCGCGGCGCTTACCGGCAATCGACCGGTCGACCTCGAGCCCCTCTACGAGGCCATCGATCCGGACGCGCTGGACTCGCTGGTCGACCACGCCCGGCGAGCGGACGCCGGCGCCCACGAACTCTGGTTCCCCTACGCGGGGTACGAGATCGGCGTGCGAAGCGACGGTCGAATCCAGTTCTACGACGGCGCCGCCCCGACCGCGTAG
- a CDS encoding alpha/beta fold hydrolase — protein MPRATRDGVSIHYEYDESEGGGTPVVFVQGLGYGRWMWRWQREAVADDRDVIAPDNRGTGRSDAGLPPLLPRLPRKLRAPLIFKLAGYSIGGLAADLEEVLNDAGVRQAHVVGASMGGMIAQRYALEYTRAKTLTLCCTSHGGPDAVPVPDETQEFIFDVPDGASERETLRHRMRPAFTERFTNRNPHLMDRIIEWRLEQDADDPAREAQAAAVLDFDVSDRLEGLRVPTLVLHGTDDRVVPFENGLLLEEAIPNARLERFEGGSHCFFIEHADRVNDELRAFLADHD, from the coding sequence ATGCCACGGGCCACTCGAGACGGCGTGTCGATCCACTACGAGTACGACGAGAGCGAGGGCGGCGGAACGCCGGTCGTCTTCGTGCAGGGACTGGGCTACGGGCGCTGGATGTGGCGCTGGCAGCGCGAGGCCGTCGCGGACGACCGGGACGTGATCGCGCCCGACAACCGCGGGACGGGCCGATCCGACGCCGGTCTCCCGCCGCTGCTCCCGCGCCTGCCGCGGAAACTCCGCGCGCCCCTCATCTTCAAACTGGCCGGCTACTCGATCGGCGGTCTCGCCGCGGACCTCGAGGAAGTCCTCAACGACGCCGGCGTCCGTCAGGCCCACGTCGTCGGCGCGAGCATGGGCGGGATGATCGCCCAGCGCTACGCGCTCGAGTACACGCGGGCGAAGACGCTGACGCTGTGCTGTACGAGCCACGGCGGCCCCGACGCGGTCCCGGTCCCCGACGAGACCCAGGAGTTCATCTTCGACGTCCCCGACGGCGCGAGCGAGCGCGAGACGCTCCGCCACCGGATGCGCCCCGCCTTCACCGAGCGGTTCACGAATCGGAACCCACACCTGATGGACCGGATCATCGAGTGGCGACTCGAGCAGGACGCCGACGACCCGGCTCGCGAGGCCCAGGCCGCGGCCGTCCTCGACTTCGACGTCAGCGATCGGCTCGAGGGGCTCCGCGTGCCGACGCTGGTGCTCCACGGGACCGACGACCGCGTGGTCCCCTTCGAAAACGGATTGCTACTCGAGGAGGCGATTCCGAACGCGCGACTCGAGCGGTTCGAGGGGGGCTCGCACTGCTTTTTCATCGAGCACGCCGATCGGGTGAACGATGAACTGCGGGCGTTTCTCGCGGACCACGACTGA
- the priL gene encoding DNA primase regulatory subunit PriL, with protein MQRLHARYPFLETARDAVATEAVDLATVVDQDRAVVDRARERVVAALEDGETGEPRRDTRVELLSYPVARVLVSMVEERVLVRKYARAEAATAYDRFTTDFEDTTELKSVESTGLDLETLLAEFDLDGAVRETADGYRIDVGTYLPLAEDLWGDEWHLVNRALTDGEVPVDDDELLTLLREAIRGRIEDGLPFDVPDVIAAALEDEAAEIREVLADLELTQDIDTVVPDLFPPCMKALLDDIQKGEHLPHHSRFAITAFLTSIGMTTDEIVDLYRVNSSFGEEMTRYQTDHIRGDSSPTEYSPPSCATMQSYGDCVNKDDLCERIPHPMAYYEERIDDADDDEIEDWREAEREEQSASGD; from the coding sequence ATGCAGCGACTGCACGCCCGGTACCCGTTCCTCGAGACCGCCCGCGACGCCGTGGCGACGGAGGCCGTCGATCTGGCCACCGTCGTCGACCAGGATCGGGCGGTCGTCGACCGCGCCCGCGAGCGCGTGGTGGCGGCCCTCGAGGACGGCGAGACGGGCGAGCCGCGGCGAGACACGCGCGTCGAACTGCTCTCCTATCCCGTCGCGCGCGTCCTCGTCTCGATGGTCGAAGAACGCGTCCTCGTTCGCAAGTACGCCCGCGCCGAGGCCGCGACCGCCTACGATCGCTTTACGACCGACTTCGAGGACACCACGGAACTGAAAAGCGTCGAGTCGACCGGGCTGGACCTCGAGACCCTCCTCGCGGAGTTCGACCTCGACGGCGCGGTCCGAGAGACCGCCGACGGCTACCGGATCGACGTCGGCACCTACCTCCCCCTCGCCGAGGACCTGTGGGGCGACGAGTGGCACCTGGTCAACCGCGCGCTGACCGACGGCGAGGTGCCGGTCGACGACGACGAACTGCTGACCCTGCTCCGGGAGGCCATCCGGGGCCGCATCGAGGACGGCCTCCCCTTCGACGTCCCCGACGTCATCGCCGCCGCCCTCGAGGACGAGGCCGCCGAGATCCGCGAGGTGCTCGCCGATCTCGAACTCACGCAGGACATCGACACCGTCGTTCCCGACCTCTTCCCGCCGTGTATGAAGGCCCTGCTCGACGACATCCAGAAGGGCGAACACCTGCCCCATCACTCGCGGTTTGCGATCACGGCCTTCCTGACGAGCATCGGGATGACGACCGACGAGATCGTCGACCTCTACCGGGTCAACTCGTCGTTCGGCGAGGAGATGACCCGCTACCAGACCGATCACATCCGCGGCGACAGCTCGCCGACGGAGTACTCGCCGCCCTCCTGTGCGACGATGCAGTCCTACGGCGACTGCGTGAACAAGGACGACCTCTGCGAACGCATTCCACACCCGATGGCCTACTACGAGGAGCGGATCGACGACGCCGACGACGACGAGATCGAGGACTGGCGGGAAGCCGAGCGCGAGGAGCAGTCGGCCAGCGGCGACTGA
- a CDS encoding DUF7472 family protein, with amino-acid sequence MLDREQIIEISVSVSMVLLMLGTMITIGTQYGGSSGTLSPEGGELLVGAITGFIILMLAVGIALAYLLNDPEDGLEADDETDADTGSAI; translated from the coding sequence ATGCTCGACCGCGAACAGATCATCGAAATCAGCGTCTCCGTCTCGATGGTCCTGCTGATGCTCGGCACCATGATTACTATCGGGACCCAGTACGGCGGGTCCAGCGGCACACTCTCTCCCGAAGGCGGCGAACTGCTCGTCGGCGCCATCACCGGCTTTATCATTCTGATGCTCGCGGTCGGCATCGCCCTCGCGTACCTCCTGAACGACCCCGAGGACGGACTCGAGGCCGACGACGAGACGGACGCCGACACCGGCAGCGCGATCTGA
- a CDS encoding NosD domain-containing protein — MSNDNHQGTVDRRSYLAGSAVALSALSMGSGIAAAGDGKKNGNRDTADGSRTELTECTTITESGSYVLADDLETAPETACITVRASDVLIDGRGHSITGPNGQGVEGVGVLVQPPGEESISNVTVTNLTLERLRNGVVFDDVTDGVIEAVTSEMTTIAGTSFVLIDADRNALVDNDLERGGSGIYLIDANENVLVGNSTSNTFFPGLDLLESNGNVLIGNDVTGADGVGILLQRSDGNRLLQNTATLNAIGISLVGSNDNRLDLNAANENVAVGGGPGFHLSESDRNSGRGNTAEENPFGPISIGGAGNAIEVNGTVYTGDPATETVEAEADDDTVEEDLTEAKNEVLAFTDANRP; from the coding sequence ATGTCAAATGATAATCACCAGGGGACGGTTGACCGACGATCGTACCTCGCCGGAAGCGCCGTCGCACTGAGTGCCCTCTCGATGGGGTCCGGGATCGCGGCCGCTGGTGACGGGAAGAAAAACGGAAACCGCGATACCGCGGACGGGAGTCGAACCGAGCTCACCGAGTGTACGACGATCACCGAATCCGGCTCCTACGTGCTCGCGGACGACCTCGAGACGGCGCCGGAGACGGCCTGTATCACCGTTCGGGCCAGCGACGTCCTGATCGACGGGCGGGGCCACTCGATCACCGGTCCGAACGGGCAGGGGGTCGAGGGCGTCGGCGTGTTGGTCCAGCCGCCGGGCGAGGAATCGATCTCGAACGTGACGGTCACGAACCTCACCCTCGAGCGCCTTCGCAACGGGGTCGTTTTCGACGACGTGACGGACGGGGTGATCGAAGCAGTCACGAGCGAGATGACGACGATCGCCGGCACCAGCTTCGTCCTGATCGACGCCGACCGGAACGCGCTCGTCGACAACGACCTCGAGCGCGGTGGATCGGGGATATACCTCATCGATGCGAACGAGAACGTGTTAGTTGGTAATTCCACATCCAATACGTTTTTCCCCGGTCTCGATCTCCTCGAATCGAACGGGAACGTACTCATCGGAAACGACGTCACCGGCGCCGACGGAGTCGGCATCCTCCTCCAGCGGTCGGACGGGAACCGCCTCTTGCAGAACACCGCGACGCTGAACGCCATCGGGATCTCCCTCGTGGGCTCGAACGACAATCGCCTCGACCTGAACGCCGCGAACGAGAACGTCGCCGTCGGGGGCGGACCGGGCTTCCACCTATCGGAATCCGATCGGAACAGCGGGCGCGGCAACACCGCCGAGGAGAACCCGTTCGGGCCGATCAGCATCGGCGGCGCCGGGAACGCAATCGAAGTCAACGGGACGGTGTACACCGGCGACCCCGCGACGGAAACGGTCGAGGCGGAGGCCGACGACGACACCGTCGAAGAGGATCTGACCGAGGCGAAAAACGAGGTTCTGGCGTTCACCGACGCGAACAGGCCGTAG
- a CDS encoding SWIM zinc finger family protein, whose product MNTTASPKTALPVPSSDHLEERSRRALTEPMSVLALGDGLYEVESASDHTYLVDLEAGRCTCPDYVFREARCKHIRRVAIEITHGRTPPPGEIAVACRDCGETTFVDEDASGPFYCETHEIHAGDAVRDRETGDRLTVVDVSDLRADAVTIGGSDTTVADYATNEDYDPDVPVVGAVYPHATVAKNGVVPGSLKVYVFPRTRLEKAT is encoded by the coding sequence ATGAACACAACAGCGTCACCGAAAACAGCCCTGCCAGTACCGTCAAGCGACCACCTCGAGGAGCGCTCTCGCCGCGCCCTCACCGAACCGATGTCGGTGTTGGCGCTGGGCGACGGCCTCTACGAGGTCGAGTCGGCCAGCGACCACACCTACCTCGTCGACCTCGAGGCGGGTCGCTGCACCTGTCCGGATTACGTCTTCCGGGAGGCCCGCTGCAAGCACATCCGCCGCGTGGCGATCGAGATCACCCACGGGCGGACGCCGCCGCCGGGCGAAATCGCCGTCGCCTGTCGCGACTGCGGTGAGACGACCTTCGTCGACGAAGACGCCAGCGGGCCGTTCTACTGCGAGACCCACGAGATCCACGCCGGCGACGCCGTCCGCGACCGCGAGACGGGCGATCGACTCACCGTCGTCGACGTCTCCGACCTGCGGGCCGACGCCGTGACGATCGGCGGCAGCGACACCACCGTCGCCGACTACGCGACCAACGAGGACTACGACCCCGACGTGCCCGTCGTCGGCGCCGTCTACCCCCACGCGACCGTCGCGAAGAACGGCGTCGTCCCCGGTTCGCTGAAGGTCTACGTCTTCCCGCGAACTCGACTCGAGAAAGCGACGTAA
- a CDS encoding transcriptional regulator: protein MNLPSDLKLIHQPTRLRIMGVLYKHRDVSYTHIRNHLDLTDGNLASHAEKLEQAGYVEDRRAWAQNGFETRYQITKAGVTAFQAYLQELSGFVDEHETEQQSDSGKS from the coding sequence ATGAATCTCCCATCGGATCTCAAGCTGATCCATCAACCAACTAGACTCCGAATCATGGGGGTTCTATACAAACACAGAGACGTCTCGTACACCCACATTCGAAATCATCTGGATCTCACGGATGGGAATCTCGCCTCACACGCAGAAAAATTAGAGCAGGCAGGATATGTCGAGGATAGACGCGCTTGGGCCCAAAACGGGTTCGAAACGCGCTACCAGATTACGAAAGCTGGCGTTACTGCATTCCAAGCGTATCTACAAGAACTGAGTGGATTCGTAGACGAACACGAGACAGAGCAGCAATCAGATAGTGGGAAATCTTGA
- a CDS encoding acyl-CoA dehydrogenase family protein: MRTGLDHGRFDEGRAINYWELDRPLERELRRLYTNDEFEWAEPRLAEFGEIVGHAIADNADYIDDHGPELEPYDAHGEIWNRVRYPAEQLENDRLAYERGIVADAFEAPPGRDEPMPLAHTLAMQYLLSYADVGFDCPVAMTAGAALVLEKFDDGDLSEYYDALTAREYDDLIEGAMFLTEKQGGSDVGANETRAEYDEQAGYWRLHGEKWFCSNIDAEGTLALARTPDAPEGTAGLSMFLVSHSDPASDETPSDGPYTKGDRLEDGPLEPDAVNDQRYRRLKDKLGTTAVPTGEVEFTGAKAFLVGEEEQGFKQMTEMLNLERLSNAAAACGLMGRAVLESAIYAANREAFGDTIDRYPLMRADLVDMTVAHEAATAFTFEAARLLSERERTERRARADDAASATADESADDAYRLMRLLIPIAKLRTGRMAVDTASYAMEVHGGNGYVNDFVTDRLLRDAQVLPIWEGTENVLSLDVLRALEREDAHEPLLETIEERLETVSHPALADAAETVEAEYEDLAAALATLATEDGEYAQLSAKRLAHYVFDVFTAALLLAQAQTGLEADDETKSEESGENTQNGRVALIARRFVATELEERPARGITSGDRDVLEAFEPIVRGGPVDPEILSATAPADD, translated from the coding sequence ATGAGAACGGGGCTCGATCACGGCCGATTCGACGAGGGACGGGCGATCAACTACTGGGAACTCGATCGGCCCCTCGAGCGCGAACTCCGCCGACTGTATACGAACGACGAGTTCGAGTGGGCCGAGCCCCGCCTCGCCGAGTTCGGCGAGATCGTCGGCCACGCGATCGCGGACAACGCCGACTACATCGACGACCACGGGCCGGAACTCGAGCCCTACGACGCCCACGGAGAGATCTGGAACCGCGTCCGATACCCGGCCGAACAGCTCGAGAACGATCGGCTGGCCTACGAGCGGGGAATCGTCGCCGACGCCTTCGAAGCGCCGCCGGGTCGCGACGAACCGATGCCGCTGGCCCACACCCTCGCGATGCAGTACCTGCTGAGCTACGCCGACGTGGGCTTCGACTGCCCCGTCGCGATGACCGCGGGCGCCGCGCTCGTCCTCGAGAAGTTCGACGACGGCGACCTGTCCGAGTACTACGACGCGCTGACGGCCCGCGAGTACGACGACCTGATCGAGGGCGCGATGTTTCTCACCGAGAAGCAGGGTGGCAGCGACGTGGGGGCCAACGAAACCCGAGCGGAGTACGACGAGCAGGCCGGCTACTGGCGCCTCCACGGCGAGAAGTGGTTCTGCTCGAATATCGACGCCGAGGGCACCCTCGCGCTCGCCCGAACCCCGGACGCGCCGGAGGGAACCGCCGGCCTCTCGATGTTCCTCGTCTCCCACTCGGATCCCGCTTCCGACGAGACGCCGAGCGACGGGCCGTACACGAAGGGCGACCGCCTCGAGGACGGCCCGCTCGAGCCGGACGCGGTCAACGACCAGCGCTACCGGCGGCTGAAGGACAAACTCGGGACCACGGCGGTCCCGACCGGCGAGGTGGAGTTCACCGGCGCGAAGGCCTTCCTCGTCGGCGAGGAGGAGCAGGGATTCAAACAGATGACCGAGATGCTCAACCTCGAGCGGCTCTCGAACGCCGCGGCGGCCTGCGGACTGATGGGGCGTGCAGTGCTCGAGAGCGCGATCTACGCCGCCAACCGGGAGGCCTTTGGCGACACGATCGATCGGTACCCCCTGATGCGCGCGGATCTCGTGGACATGACCGTCGCCCACGAGGCCGCGACGGCGTTCACGTTCGAAGCGGCGCGGCTGCTCTCCGAGCGCGAGCGGACCGAACGGCGCGCCCGCGCCGACGACGCCGCGAGCGCGACTGCAGACGAGAGCGCCGACGACGCCTACCGCCTCATGCGACTGCTGATCCCCATCGCCAAGCTCCGAACGGGTCGGATGGCCGTCGACACCGCCTCTTACGCGATGGAGGTCCACGGCGGCAACGGCTACGTGAACGACTTCGTCACCGACCGTCTGCTCCGGGACGCGCAGGTGCTGCCGATCTGGGAGGGGACCGAGAACGTCCTCTCGCTGGACGTCCTCCGGGCCCTCGAGCGCGAGGACGCCCACGAACCGCTGCTCGAGACGATCGAGGAGCGACTCGAGACGGTCTCCCACCCGGCGCTCGCGGACGCCGCCGAGACCGTCGAAGCCGAGTACGAGGATCTCGCGGCCGCCCTCGCGACGCTGGCGACCGAGGACGGCGAGTACGCACAGCTGTCGGCCAAGCGTCTCGCCCACTACGTCTTCGACGTCTTCACCGCCGCGTTGCTGCTCGCGCAGGCGCAGACAGGTCTCGAGGCCGACGACGAGACCAAAAGCGAGGAGAGCGGCGAGAACACCCAGAACGGCCGGGTCGCGCTGATCGCACGACGGTTCGTCGCGACCGAACTCGAGGAGCGGCCGGCCCGCGGAATCACGAGCGGCGATCGGGACGTCCTCGAGGCCTTCGAGCCGATCGTCCGCGGCGGGCCGGTCGATCCGGAGATCCTCTCGGCGACGGCTCCGGCGGACGACTGA
- the hjc gene encoding Holliday junction resolvase Hjc encodes MSQAKGDRRERELVNELDAAGFAVMRAPASGSATERELPDVLAGDGEVFYAIEAKSSAGDPIYLTGEEVEALIFFAQNFGAKPRIGVRFDREDWYFFHPGDLHVTDGGNYRVKKETAIAEGTDFDEFVGRSEKVTLEEVGDGGGDGPDEEILRVLNAVKQDVMDVEEAAELLE; translated from the coding sequence ATGTCTCAGGCGAAGGGCGACCGCCGCGAGCGGGAACTCGTCAACGAACTCGACGCGGCCGGCTTCGCGGTGATGCGCGCGCCCGCCAGCGGCTCCGCGACCGAACGCGAACTCCCGGACGTCCTCGCGGGCGACGGCGAGGTATTCTACGCGATCGAAGCGAAATCGAGCGCCGGCGACCCGATCTATCTCACCGGCGAGGAGGTCGAGGCGCTGATCTTCTTCGCACAGAACTTCGGCGCGAAACCCCGCATCGGCGTCCGCTTCGACCGCGAGGACTGGTACTTCTTCCACCCCGGCGACCTCCACGTCACCGACGGCGGTAACTACCGCGTCAAGAAGGAGACCGCCATCGCCGAGGGCACCGACTTCGACGAGTTCGTCGGCCGCTCCGAGAAGGTCACCCTTGAGGAGGTCGGCGACGGCGGCGGCGACGGCCCCGACGAGGAGATCCTCCGCGTGCTCAACGCCGTCAAACAGGACGTCATGGACGTCGAGGAGGCCGCGGAACTGCTCGAGTAG
- a CDS encoding CPBP family intramembrane glutamic endopeptidase: METPQRHRERTDGPLRSTLVAIGLTVFGVLVAPNFTTLPAFLLDPALINSPMDASITARAALLSLNFVGIALAGAIYLAVTDRGWGYVDLRMPTKQGWIYAIAGVVGILVFYVLVAVVVSMLSLPSSENNVMGYIGDDPTMVLIMIGIVFFFNAPAEEFLFRNVVQKRLYEAFSRTHAIVIASVIFALVHFVSYAVLSDSLLATMVPIATVFGGGLIFGYLYAKSENLLVPILSHAVYNGFQFGLVYLTLVYDLEESGPTTEALLDLAVAVATLPLPLPL; encoded by the coding sequence ATGGAGACACCACAACGGCACCGCGAGCGGACGGATGGCCCGCTTCGCTCGACGCTCGTGGCCATCGGACTGACCGTCTTCGGCGTCCTCGTGGCCCCCAACTTCACGACGCTGCCGGCGTTTCTGCTCGACCCTGCGCTGATTAATTCGCCGATGGACGCGTCGATCACCGCCAGAGCGGCGCTGCTCTCGCTCAACTTCGTCGGGATCGCGCTGGCCGGTGCCATCTATCTCGCCGTCACCGATCGCGGATGGGGATACGTGGATCTCCGAATGCCGACGAAACAGGGCTGGATCTACGCCATCGCGGGCGTCGTCGGCATCCTCGTGTTTTACGTCCTCGTGGCCGTCGTCGTCTCGATGCTCTCCTTGCCCTCCTCGGAAAACAACGTGATGGGCTACATCGGCGACGATCCGACGATGGTTCTGATCATGATCGGCATCGTCTTTTTCTTCAACGCGCCGGCCGAAGAGTTCCTCTTCCGGAACGTCGTCCAGAAACGCCTCTACGAGGCGTTCAGCCGGACCCACGCGATCGTCATCGCCAGCGTCATCTTCGCGCTCGTTCACTTCGTCTCCTACGCCGTCCTCTCGGACTCGCTGCTCGCGACCATGGTCCCGATCGCGACCGTCTTCGGCGGCGGGCTCATCTTCGGCTACCTCTACGCGAAAAGCGAGAACCTGCTCGTGCCGATCCTCTCTCACGCCGTCTACAACGGGTTCCAGTTCGGACTGGTCTACCTCACCCTCGTCTACGACCTCGAGGAGTCGGGACCGACCACCGAGGCCCTCCTCGATCTGGCGGTGGCCGTCGCGACCCTGCCGCTGCCGCTCCCGCTGTAG